gtagCAAGAAGGCCTGATTGGTCACAAGTGGTTTTAAGTTGTGTACATGTTTCGTCTTTTTTTGGGGCTTGAAGcgcatatttatttattaaacaaaacttaagtacagtaccTTAAATGTTGTTTCTTAAGCTCCCCTCTTAAAATGCAATCATgtgactacttaactaaaaaatacacttctatcccatgagaaaaaatccacatggcaaaatcttaaaaggaaaatttaaaacacttaaGAATTGTACTTAAGTCTTGCCCTTATGTATTTATCTTGggaataaatgaaaaattaatactGATTTGTGCTAATAGAGTCCAGGACAAGAAACAATTTTCGAACCAAGGCCTGATTTGGCCCTAACCTAAGCCCCGAAATTGCAACATCTCTTCGGCACAGTTTAGGGCCCAAGAGTATACTAACGTATAAGAACCCAAGTATTGAAAATCCTAAACCTTAAACTAGAAGTATCCTGCACTGAATTTTGATAGATGGTGTGATTTTCTAGTATTTAAAAGATTTAGCAATATCATAAACTACTGCGTCACACATTACCTCAGGTATATAGAAGTTTGTAAAGAGATATCAGATTTGTCATTTTCCCCAACATCCTTGTATTATACTAGAAATATAGCCTTGACTCTCCTACTAAAAGAAGCAGCAATACCTGTGACATTCCAAGTTAAATTGAGAATGAACCAACCcacccccacaaaaaaaaaaaaaaagatgataaaatcaATATCCCATGACAAAATAAATCAATCGCTACAAATGTCTAGCAGCCTTTAATTAAATCTAAACTTTTTTTAGTAAGGAAAAAAGCACTACTGtaccaaaaaaaagtatagCCGCTACCCTTTATAAATGACGATTTGTTAGTTATTTAGCAACtacacaaaaatatatacatatagccTATGTTAGTAAGACTAATAaatataatactaataaatatGCAAGTATTGGTGTGTTAAACTAAGAAGCATTATgatcatttaaaaaatgaactaaaatgaTATAGTCAATTGAATATAACTTACAAATGTGTCGGAAACCCCTTTCTCTGTCAAAGGACACACACACGCAACACACAGAGCAAGATGTCTGTAGTGGCATGAAACTCCAATTTAAGTTCAAAAGCTCACatcttcctttgtttttttattgaagaagAATACTCTAGCTCTATTCCATGTTCCAGCTCTCTCTCTATCCAGGCTTCACTATCTATCTCAGCTTTTACCTCTTCTACAAACTTCTTGTTTGCTGCTGTGTCACGTCTCCTTTTAATTGCCTCTCTGATCCTGTTAGTGTCGATCTTCGTATGGTTATTATGAACAGAAACAATCTTATAGCTCGAGTTGCAATCAGACTCCACTCTTTGTGGCTCGATCTGACCATCACCATCCTCAACAACACTACTAGCGCTGCCACCATCACTCATCTGACATGGTAAAGCTTCTTTCACACTAAGACAGTTGTCAACTTTTTCCTGATTCTGGCTACTATTAGATTTTACACCTCCAGCCTCCACCAGGGTTCCATGGCTAGAATGGAAATCAGAAGTTGATCCACTTGAAATGCATGTTTGATTGCTACTAACCACTGACTTTTGAGCTAAAGCTTCAGATGGAGTGTTCCTCCCACATGCAGTTCGTGGTGCTTTTTTTCTGTCTTGCTTTAACAACTTGAGCATCATCTGCTGGATGACCTCTGATGAAAGGATTCATAAAGTTAAAAAGACTATCTGAAGAATGTAACAATCCAACCGCCAATAAAACCAGAGAGGAGAAAGTTGAAAACAATGACACAGCAATTCAACCAGCCAGTACACTAGAAGAAGAGACTACAATTAAACCACATCATCCATGCTTTAGAGGGagggaaaaacaaacaaacagagaAATAAAACAGGACAGGAAACTCAAATACATAGTCAGGCATCAACCATAACTCTTACAAATGGTCTCCTggttttcattaaatatatcTCCTAGGTCCAGATTACTTAGTAGAAAAACTAACATGCAGCTGATTTCAATCCATGCAAGTCATAATTCATGATATTTAAGTACAGAATATTTTGAGATATATCATGACAAACCTTTTAACTGTTTCGGTGCTACTTCAAACTCCAGCCACCAaacctttctcttctttgtaAGTAGCTCCATATTTTGTAGAACAGTGGCAGCAAGGAAGATGGAACCAGCAGCAATATAATGAGGTTTATACTGCAAGCACAATGTCGTCCGAAGCCTACACATTACATTCACAGGAGACGTTAATTATCCAGAAGATCTATAAATACCCTGATTCACATCTATGCTATGCCGTACACCAAGAATATGATGAGAGAAGTAATTCTTACGAATCATTCACAAAATTCCATGCTACTTTAGAAAGGTCAGACAGCTCCAATGTCTTTAGTGCTGCAACAAGAGGCTTGTATGGAAGTTGACTATCGAGATCAAATGCAATTGTTGACAACAGAAGTCTCTCCCCAAGTAAGATTAATTCCTTCTGCTTATCAAAAACCTCCTACAAGCACAAAGTGGGAAATAAGAAATCATAAACATGGCAAATATATAAAGTCAAAATGAAGAATGGGCATTTCTGCTtacattttgtttctttattctTTGCTGGGCTAAATTGTCCCATTCATACGTCAACTCATAACCCGCAAT
This genomic stretch from Castanea sativa cultivar Marrone di Chiusa Pesio chromosome 1, ASM4071231v1 harbors:
- the LOC142621765 gene encoding cyclin-T1-3; the encoded protein is MTEEAPSYTRKWYFSRKEIEDQSPSRKDGIDFKYESHLRESYCQFLQKLGKKINVPQVTIAGGMLLCHRFYIRQSHAKNDWQTIATASMFLASKMEETPRFLKDVVIAGYELTYEWDNLAQQRIKKQNEVFDKQKELILLGERLLLSTIAFDLDSQLPYKPLVAALKTLELSDLSKVAWNFVNDSLRTTLCLQYKPHYIAAGSIFLAATVLQNMELLTKKRKVWWLEFEVAPKQLKEVIQQMMLKLLKQDRKKAPRTACGRNTPSEALAQKSVVSSNQTCISSGSTSDFHSSHGTLVEAGGVKSNSSQNQEKVDNCLSVKEALPCQMSDGGSASSVVEDGDGQIEPQRVESDCNSSYKIVSVHNNHTKIDTNRIREAIKRRRDTAANKKFVEEVKAEIDSEAWIERELEHGIELEYSSSIKKQRKM